TCGTCGTTCCCGAGGTCTTCACCGTAGGGGGTATCGCTTCCCAGCTTCCTCAGCATCTCTATGGCCTCGCCGTACTGGAGATGGTAGAACGGAGCCTTGATGTTCTCCAGTTTCGAGACGTCCCGTTCGAGGACGGCGAGTTCCTTTCCGCAGTGTTCGAGCACAGAGGCTACGATGTGGCAGATGAGCCTTTCCTGGAGGTTCATGTTGTCCTTGTGGTCGAAAAAGGCCACCTCGGGTTCGAGCATCCAGAATTCGGTAAGATGGCGGCGGGTCTTTGACTTCTCTGCCCTGAACGTGGGGCCGAAGCAGTAGACCTTCCCGAAAGCGGCGGCGGCGGCTTCGGCGTAAAGCTGTCCCGTCTGGGCAAGATAGGCTTTCGAGTCGAAGTAGTCGATTTCGAAAAGTCCGGAAACTCCCTCTCCTGCTGCGCCGCTGATGATCGGGCTGTCCACGAGAAGGTAGCCGTCGTTGTGGAGGAACTCCCGCGCGGACCATATAACCCTTTCGCGGATCCTCATGATGGCTTGCTGTCTGCTGCTGCGAAGCCAGAGATGGCGATGGTCGAGAAGAAAATCGATTCCGTGGTCCTTTTTTCCGATGGGGTACTCGTCAGCGGGATTCTGGATGACCGAGACGGACGCTACGGAAAGCTCCACCCCCGACGGAGCCCGTTCATCCTTTCTGACGGTTCCGGTCACTTCCACCGACGCTTCGAGCCGCAGGGATTTTGTTGCTGAGAAGTCTTCTTCGGAGACCTCATTCTTCACCATGACACCCTGGACTGTTCCTGTTCCGTCC
The sequence above is drawn from the Aminivibrio sp. genome and encodes:
- the asnS gene encoding asparagine--tRNA ligase: MTAPWTYIKDLPSREGADVTVRGWLYNMRSSGKIHFLQLRDGTGTVQGVMVKNEVSEEDFSATKSLRLEASVEVTGTVRKDERAPSGVELSVASVSVIQNPADEYPIGKKDHGIDFLLDHRHLWLRSSRQQAIMRIRERVIWSAREFLHNDGYLLVDSPIISGAAGEGVSGLFEIDYFDSKAYLAQTGQLYAEAAAAAFGKVYCFGPTFRAEKSKTRRHLTEFWMLEPEVAFFDHKDNMNLQERLICHIVASVLEHCGKELAVLERDVSKLENIKAPFYHLQYGEAIEMLRKLGSDTPYGEDLGNDDETILTQQFERPVFIECYPKSVKAFYMKEHPENPDLVLCDDLLAPEGYGEIIGGSQREDSYDRLVARIREQGLPEEPYDWYLDLRRYGTFVHSGFGMGIERVVAWIAGLQHIREAIPWPRTIYRLKP